Proteins encoded together in one Carya illinoinensis cultivar Pawnee chromosome 3, C.illinoinensisPawnee_v1, whole genome shotgun sequence window:
- the LOC122305239 gene encoding G-type lectin S-receptor-like serine/threonine-protein kinase At5g35370, whose amino-acid sequence MGFSLLSLSSAVVLIFIFSGALFPFFVFSGSPSTHSIRPPFIASYFLFINRSGTFLVSANGTFKASISGTKAQTSPSRYYFSITHVASDAIVWSANRNAFMSDSDKLSLSVDGLRVADQAGKLLWSTPPLNSEIAAMQLLETGNLLLVDTRNITLWESFENPTDSIVVGQRLRVGKSLESSLSGQNQSVGDYRLLVTDRDLLLQWKKMTYFKLSMHGKAFKNSYGEVSFLTINGTGLYLLESDGSTAVIQVPLSGPSGFRIGKLASEGRFVISSFIGHDWVTELYGPVDDCHIPFFCGKIGLCTRKPLNGTCSCPPEFRLQANGECIPTDTSLSLPSDCKDDASRNGSQFNSSVSYLQLAYGMDYFANDFNGPMEQRVNLSVCQDLCSQNCSCLALFHENASESCYLLEKHLGSIILNPRPENDNRGYIKVLVHSSPENPIGNNNNNQKHNFPIAALVLLPPSGFFLLITIVTVAILWLSKNRLYKTKTIAESGRCNSSSSTELGMIDIPGLPRRFNYEELADATENFKTQIGSGGFGAVYKGTLSDKSVVAVKKITNLGVQGKKEFCTEIAIIGNIHHVNLVRLKGYCVHGRQRFLVLEYMNRGSLDRPLFGNGPVLEWQERVEIALGTARGLAYLHSGCENRIIHCDVKPENILLHDNLHVKISDFGLSKLLNPEQSGLFTTMRGTRGYLAPEWLTNSPISDKSDVYSYGMVLLEIVRGRKNSSFQTLSHSRENSSSGGNGLSSSSSGSGSRPIYFPLLALEMHEKRRYAELADQRLEGRVTSEEVEKLVRIALCCLHEEPARRPAMSNVVSMLEGGSPLVEPRVESLNFLRFYGRRFTEISRLEGSSEQNQNEFGLINPTSNTSGSYNSLSYISSDQISGPR is encoded by the coding sequence ATGGGCTTCTCGTTGCTCTCATTGTCCTCGGCGGTCGTCttgatctttattttttccGGCGCTCTCTTccccttttttgttttctcaggTTCCCCCTCCACCCACTCAATCCGTCCCCCCTTCATCGCCTCCTACTTCCTCTTCATCAACCGGTCTGGCACTTTCTTGGTCTCTGCGAATGGCACTTTCAAAGCCTCTATTTCCGGTACCAAAGCACAGACCTCACCGTCGCGGTATTATTTCTCCATCACCCACGTCGCCTCCGATGCCATCGTCTGGTCCGCCAACCGCAACGCGTTCATGTCGGACTCCGACAAGTTGTCTCTGTCTGTCGACGGTCTCAGAGTGGCAGACCAGGCTGGTAAACTACTATGGTCGACCCCGCCTTTGAATTCTGAGATTGCTGCTATGCAACTTTTGGAAACGGGGAACCTCTTACTGGTTGATACGCGAAATATTACGCTATGGGAGAGTTTCGAGAATCCGACGGACAGTATTGTCGTCGGACAGCGCCTGCGTGTTGGAAAATCTTTGGAAAGCTCTCTTTCCGGGCAGAACCAATCGGTGGGTGATTATCGGCTTCTGGTGACCGACCGGGATTTGTTGCTGCAATGGAAAAAGATGACTTATTTCAAGCTTTCGATGCACGGAAAGGCTTTCAAGAACTCTTACGGGGAGGTTTCGTTCCTGACTATAAATGGTACCGGTCTGTATTTGTTAGAAAGTGATGGATCCACGGCTGTGATTCAGGTACCTTTGAGCGGTCCATCGGGTTTCAGGATTGGAAAGTTGGCATCTGAAGGCAGATTTGTCATCAGCAGCTTCATCGGCCACGATTGGGTGACAGAATTATACGGTCCTGTCGATGATTGCCATATTCCTTTCTTTTGCGGGAAAATTGGATTGTGCACGAGAAAGCCTCTGAATGGAACTTGCTCTTGTCCGCCGGAATTCCGTTTGCAAGCAAATGGTGAATGCATTCCAACCGATACTTCTCTTTCTCTGCCTTCAGATTGTAAGGATGATGCAAGCAGAAATGGCAGTCAATTCAACTCCTCAGTTTCGTATCTTCAACTGGCCTACGGTATGGACTACTTTGCTAATGATTTCAATGGCCCTATGGAACAGAGGGTGAATCTGTCGGTTTGCCAAGATCTATGCTCTCAAAACTGTTCTTGTCTCGCTCTTTTCCATGAAAATGCTTCTGAATCATGTTATCTTCTTGAAAAGCATTTAGGATCTATCATTTTGAACCCAAGGCCTGAGAATGATAACCGGGGCTATATTAAAGTTTTGGTACACTCTTCTCCTGAAAACCCAATTGGGAACAATAACAACAACCAGAAACATAACTTCCCCATAGCAGCTTTGGTACTGCTACCTCCGTCCGGATTCTTCTTGTTAATCACCATTGTAACTGTCGCAATCCTCTGGTTGAGCAAAAATAGGCTTTACAAAACCAAAACTATTGCAGAATCCGGCCGGTGTAATTCGTCATCGTCTACAGAGCTAGGGATGATCGATATTCCGGGCTTGCCTAGAAGGTTTAATTATGAAGAGCTCGCAGATGCTACTGAGAACTTCAAAACCCAGATTGGCAGTGGTGGCTTTGGTGCTGTATACAAAGGTACCCTTTCAGACAAAAGCGTTGTGGCGGTGAAGAAGATTACCAATCTGGGTGTCCAAGGGAAAAAGGAATTCTGTACTGAGATTGCAATAATTGGGAACATCCACCATGTCAATCTGGTTAGATTGAAAGGCTATTGTGTACATGGGAGGCAGCGGTTTCTTGTCCTGGAGTACATGAACAGAGGTTCCTTGGACCGTCCACTCTTCGGTAATGGTCCTGTTCTAGAATGGCAAGAGAGGGTGGAAATAGCACTTGGAACAGCACGAGGGCTTGCTTACTTGCATAGCGGATGTGAGAACAGGATCATCCATTGTGATGTCAAGCCAGAGAACATTCTCCTGCACGATAATTTACACGTGAAAATCTCAGATTTTGGGCTTTCTAAGCTGCTCAATCCTGAACAATCCGGTCTATTCACGACCATGAGAGGAACACGAGGTTATCTTGCACCCGAGTGGCTAACGAACTCCCCCATTTCCGACAAGAGTGACGTTTACAGTTATGGAATGGTATTGCTAGAGATTGTGAGGGGAAGAAAGAATAGCTCTTTCCAAACTTTGAGCCATAGCAGAGAGAATAGCAGCAGTGGAGGAAATGGCCTATCCTCGTCCTCATCTGGGTCGGGATCCAGACCAATATATTTCCCTCTACTTGCTCTGGAAATGCATGAGAAGAGAAGGTATGCAGAGCTCGCAGACCAGAGGTTGGAGGGAAGAGTGACAAGCGAAGAGGTTGAGAAGCTGGTTCGGATTGCCCTGTGTTGTCTGCATGAGGAGCCAGCACGGAGACCGGCCATGTCTAACGTTGTTTCAATGTTGGAAGGTGGATCACCTTTAGTTGAGCCAAGGGTCGAGTCGCTGAACTTCTTGCGGTTCTATGGCCGGAGATTCACTGAGATATCAAGATTGGAAGGGTCGAGCGAGCAGAATCAGAATGAATTTGGGCTTATAAATCCTACTTCTAATACCAGCGGCTCGTACAACTCGTTGTCTTACATCTCTTCAGACCAGATTTCAGGTCCTAGGTAG
- the LOC122304942 gene encoding protein FAR1-RELATED SEQUENCE 5-like: MADSSGLGVSEEPLYNLDSDELEAESVDIQCDVNVEDGVNVEDGVNVMPSSSSCPLEPYVGMLFDDVEDAQAYYKAYARRKGFAIRTNHTQLSKDDKKLLAVDYVCTREGFRRINRKEKERIMPEPDEKKIGCKALMGIKKDGEHWIVNKFVVGHNHILLTPRSTSFLRGHRGVTKVQTKLIMTLNESGVPTRKIMSVLSKESGGDFNVGCIGKDVENFLGTKRRKVFEEGDAQRLYSYFRDRQFKEPGFVYSMQVDKNGCMGSCFWADARSRSAYQYFGDVVTFDVTYLTNIYKIPFVPFSGVKHHHQTIMFGCALLVNETAESYTWLLRTWQETMLGRAPSTIITDDDKAMAKAIAETITIAEFEEEWASILMKYDLRENNWLQNLYIRREKWVPAYLHSTFCAGMSITQRSESMNKFFKDYVRSSTMVSDFVHQYEVAIDARYFKEKEKDVRTKSTRAILKTPLKIEEEAALIYTRKSFMIFQDELFDSLRYISRKLSTESESKTYGVTPYGKETPVYHVTLESGEGVATCTCHKWEFMGILCKHILCVFGKKEEKHSFLTRALEKIHKELLAMEDHVDTEGTHYTNRGETCSIDQVLTSQVVSNFSQTVQDPPRVPTKGRPKSLRSKNPKETQTTKKRRCSICKAEGHAKNNCPSVRDVRPTSVNLSQPM; encoded by the exons ATGGCTGACTCTAGCGGGCTTGGTGTTTCTGAG GAACCACTTTATAATCTTGATAGTGATGAACTTGAGGCTGAAAGTGTAGACATTCAATGTGATGTGAATGTTGAAGATGGGGTCAATGTCGAAGATGGGGTGAATGTGATGCCCTCTTCGAGTAGTTGTCCTTTGGAGCCATATGTCGGTATGTTATTTGACGATGTGGAAGACGCCCAAGCATATTATAAAGCATATGCAAGGCGTAAAGGATTTGCTATTCGGACGAATCATACTCAATTGTCGAAAGATGATAAGAAACTACTTGCAGTAGACTATGTATGTACAAGGGAAGGATTTCGGCGGATAAATcggaaagaaaaagaacgaaTAATGCCTGAACCTGACGAGAAAAAGATTGGATGTAAAGCTTTGATGGGTATAAAAAAAGATGGTGAACACTGGATAGTCAACAAGTTTGTGGTTGGACATAACCATATTTTACTCACACCAAGAAGTACTAGTTTCCTACGTGGACATAGGGGAGTTACTAAAGTCCAAACAAAACTTATAATGACTTTGAATGAGTCCGGGGTACCGACAAGGAAGATTATGTCGGTGTTGAGTAAAGAATCAGGTGGTGACTTCAATGTTGGCTGTATTGGCAAGGATGTAGAAAATTTCTTGGGCACCAAAAGGAGAAAAGTTTTTGAAGAGGGTGATGCACAACGACTATATTCCTACTTTCGTGATCGCCAATTTAAAGAACCTGGATTTGTGTATTCCATGCAAGTTGATAAAAATGGGTGTATGGGAAGTTGCTTTTGGGCTGATGCTAGATCAAGATCGGCATACCAGTATTTTGGAGACGTTGTCACATTTGATGTCACATACCTGACCAACATTTATAAAATACCATTTGTGCCGTTTTCAGGAGTCAAACATCATCATCAGACAATCATGTTTGGTTGTGCTTTGTTAGTTAATGAGACAGCGGAGTCATATACATGGTTATTGAGAACCTGGCAAGAGACAATGCTTGGGCGTGCCCCTTCAACGATAATTACCGATGATGATAAGGCGATGGCGAAAGCTATTGCAGAG ACTATTACAATTGCTGAGTTCGAAGAGGAATGGGCATCGATATTGATGAAGTATGATTTAAGAGAAAATAATTGGCTGCAAAATCTTTACATTCGACGAGAAAAGTGGGTTCCGGCTTACTTGCATTCAACATTCTGTGCCGGGATGTCAATAACTCAACGGAGTGAAAGTATgaacaaatttttcaaagactATGTTCGATCCAGTACTATGGTCAGTGACTTTGTTCATCAGTATGAGGTGGCTATAGATGCACGTTATtttaaagagaaagagaaagatgtGCGGACGAAGTCTACTCGTGCGATATTGAAGACACCTCTTAAAATTGAAGAGGAGGCAGCACTAATTTATACAAGAAAGTCTTTTATGATCTTCCAAGATGAGTTGTTTGATAGTCTACGGTACATATCAAGAAAATTGTCCACAGAGAGTGAAAGTAAGACTTATGGGGTGACACCCTATGGTAAAGAAACACCTGTTTACCATGTCACGTTGGAGAGTGGTGAAGGTGTTGCCACATGTACATGCCATAAGTGGGAGTTTATGGGGATTCTCTGCAAGCATATCTTGTGTGTTTTTGGCAAGAAAG AAGAAAAACACAGTTTCCTCACCCGTGCATTAGAGAAGATTCATAAAGAATTACTTGCAATGGAAGATCACGTAGATACTGAGGGAACACATTATACAAATAGAGGAGAGACTTGCAGTATTGATCAAGTATTAACaagtcaagttgtatcaaacTTTTCACAAACGGTTCAGGACCCTCCACGGGTGCCAACAAAAGGTCGACCAAAGTCTTTGAGATCCAAGAATCCAAAAGAAACgcaaacaacaaagaaaagacgCTGTAGCATTTGCAAGGCTGAAGGACATGCTAAGAACAATTGCCCTTCAGTAAG GGATGTTCGGCCAACATCTGTCAACCTGTCACAACCAATGTAA
- the LOC122304941 gene encoding uncharacterized protein LOC122304941 — protein MARTCFRKLLTYVSSEDDSDVQNIEADGQSSRQRGNSQRRKFIRRGHVQGHERLFRDYFAENPVYPSNLFRRRFRMSRPLFLRILNEVESYDPYFVQRRDNAGRLGLSCMQKITAALRMLAYGVTGDFMDEYIRIGKSTTMESLKKFTETVVTVFSEEYLRSPTANDIARLLAVGEQRGFPAQGRAPPVNYTITGNDYTMGYYLANGIYPKWRTFVKTIPSPLGNKKKNFVKAQESARKDVERAFGVLQQRFAIICGPFRMFKVKELTNIMKICIILHNMIIKDERDDSECLNIEYDQLDDNLLELSRNHTTEFTDFIQRHHDIRDSSAHHQLQEDLIEHQWLLYSQY, from the exons ATGGCTCGTACTTGCTTTCGCAAATTATTGACATACGTATCctctgaagatgatagcgatgttCAAAACATAGAGGCGGATGGACAGTCATCGAGGCAACGTGGCAATAGCCAACGTCGTAAGTTTATTCGACGTGGTCATGTTCAGGGACACGAGCGCCTATTTCGTGATTACTTTGCTGAAAATCcagtatatccctcgaatctatttcgaagGAGATTTCGGATGAGTCGTCCCCTATTTCTTCGTATTCTAAATGAAGTAGAGTCTTACGACCCATACTTCgtccagagaagagataatgccggCCGACTCGGTTTATCTTGTATGCAAAAAATCACCGCAGCACTTAGAATGCTAGCGTATGgggttactggagattttatggatgaatacatacgtattggtaaaagtaccacaatggagagcctaaaaaaatttactGAGACAGTAGTAACTGTTTTTTCAGAAGAATATCTAAGGTCTCCAACTGCTAATGATATAGCCCGATTGCTTGCAGTTGGTGAACAACGAGGATTCCC TGCCCAAGGGCGTGCTCCTCCAGTCAATTACACTATCACTGGCAACGACTATACTATGGGCTATTACCTTGCGAacggtatttatcccaagtggcgAACTTTTGTGAAAACGATTCCATCACCACTtgggaataagaagaaaaattttgtgaaagcacaagaatccgcaaggaaagatgtcgagcgtgcattcggggtacttcaacaacgatttgctatCATTTGTGGACCTTTCCGAATGTTTAAAGTGAAGGAACTAACgaatataatgaaaatatgtattattctacataatatgatAATTAAAGACGAGCGTGATGATAGTGAGTGTCTGAACATTGaatatgatcaacttgatgataatCTCCTCGAATTGTCGCGCAATCATACAACTGAGTTTACGGACTTCATCCAGCGTCATCATGATATTAGAGACAGCTCGGCACATCATCAGCTtcaagaagatctaattgaacatcaatggcTTTTATATTCACAATATTAG